A section of the Babylonia areolata isolate BAREFJ2019XMU chromosome 1, ASM4173473v1, whole genome shotgun sequence genome encodes:
- the LOC143279451 gene encoding DNA-3-methyladenine glycosylase-like encodes MSNRQGRKRGGQQEGGRKGVGAGDDQDADQCGDGPVGGQLCDDSVPSKILCVKKDAIDDNTFSATVDKSDSDNVHCASAKNTAGCDTSQAKPDSQNTRCTATKSASECNSNTPQAIPDNVKATSRRLGRQFYEACGEDLARNLLGKRIVRMVDGARLSARIVETEAYLGGLDKAAHSFKGQTDRNQAMFMQPGTAYVYTIYGIHYCFNISCGGAGCAVLIRSVEPLEGVERMGELRKVKGKSSSSTAAAPSSFKVHQLANGPGKLCQALNITKQHLNQHDLVTDTGMWLEDGDAVSATHVVVSARINIAYAEEWTDKPLRFYELHNRCVSVRNKAAEKLLEAAGTCDMAAVKLSISLKTAEDTGAAQEKTSKKKVKASGVGNKTGKKGVTAQAKSAKKGEGTTSEYFD; translated from the exons ATGTCCAACAGACAAGGGAGGAAGCGTGGCGGTCAgcaagaaggagggaggaagggagtgggggcaGGTGATGACCAGGATGCTGACCAGTGTGGGGATGGGCCGGTTGGTGGTCAGCTGTGCGACGACAGTGTGCCTAGCAAGATTCTCTGTG TGAAGAAAGATGCCATTGATGACAACACATTTTCTGCCACTGTAGACAAGAGCGACAGTGACAATGTACATTGTGCCTCTGCAAAGAACACAGCAGGGTGTGACACATCCCAGGCTAAGCCTGACAGTCAGAATACACGTTGTACTGCTACAAAGAGTGCATCTGAGTGTAACAGTAACACACCCCAGGCTATACCTGACAATGTCAAAGCAACTTCTAGGCGGCTAGGTCGCCAGTTTTATGAAGCATGCGGTGAAGATTTGGCCAGAAACCTTCTGGGGAAGAGGATTGTACGCATGGTGGATGGAGCTCGCCTGTCTGCCCGCATTGTGGAGACGGAAGCCTACCTGGGAGGACTGGACAAGGCAGCTCATTCCTTCAAAGGGCAGACAGATCGCAACCAGGCCATGTTCATGCAGCCAGGCACAGCGTACGTCTACACCATCTATGGCATTCACTACTGCTTCAACATCTCCTGTGGGG gtgcagggtgtgctgtgctgATTCGCTCTGTGGAACcattggagggggtggagaggatgggggagcTGAGGAAGGTGAAGGGGAAGTCATcctcttctactgctgctgccccCTCCTCTTTCAAAGTGCATCAGCTGGCCAACGGCCCCGGCAAGCTGTGTCAGGCCCTGAACATCACCAAACAGCACCTCAACCAGcatgatctg GTAACTGACACCGGCATGTGGCTGGAGGACGGGGATGCTGTCAGCGCCACTCACGTCGTTGTCTCAGCCAGAATCAACATCGCCTATGCTGAGGAGTGGACTGACAAACCCCTCCGCTTCTATGAGCTGCACAACCGCTGTGTCAGTGTCCGCAACAAGGCAGCAGAGAAACTCCTGGAGGCCGCCGGAACCTGTGACATGGCTGCAGTGAAACTGAGCATCAGTTTGAAGACTGCTGAGGACACTGGTGCTGCCCAGGAGAAAACGAGTAAGAAAAAGGTGAAAGCCTCTGGTGTGGGTAataagacaggaaagaaaggtgTGACTGCTCAAGCCAAGTCTGCCAAGAAAGGTGAAGGAACCACAAGTGAGTACTTTGACTGA